TCCCTTCTTCACTTTACTTTCTCGAAGTTTTCTCACGAACGAGAGCATGAAATTATGACAAATTGACAACTCATGAACAAAGAGTTTAGGAATCAGGATTGGCCTCACTAAAGTTGCTGCTTGCAGTAATGATGTATAGGGACAGTTTTTTAGTTTCTTCATGGAAGATGAAAAGTTGCAGAAAAAATAAAGCAGGTCAGCTAAAACTCAAAAACaagataaaataaagaaaagttcATGTCAGATGTGAGTTTCTTTCGAATTATGGAGTAACTGATAAGAACAGCGTCTACGAGAATTCTTAGTTAAACAGGATTCTATAATACTAAGTATACTATAATGTGTGGTTTCTTGACTATAATTTTTACCATTATCTTGGATTAGTGAGGAAGTGTTAGCAAATGACAATACTCAATGTGCATACgcttttaagcactgaaaattttttttgatgtAATATCACTATGATACAAGTTACTTTATGAAATCCAACTGACAAAAATCGATGCCTATACCAAGTGCGAACTTTTCTGCTCTCTCGGTCGTCAAGAAATCTATCCCTTTATTTTTTCTCCTTCctgaaaagagagaagaaaatataTTCAAATCTTACAGACACCTGCTTTCCCTTGATTTTCAGCGGGAGAAATCCTGGAAATAGGCAATGAGTAGAATCCAGCTTCGTCCTCTGTATTTCTTGAATTGAAGATCTGTTGAGAATTTTTACAATGAGCAATTGCGGACTCGATTGAGATCTCGATGTCGGAAGCAGCACTGCTGCTCCTCTTGAGCAAGTGCGACTCATAAAGCACGTTCGAATTAATTGAAAACGACGACGACGAAGAAGAAGAGCCAGAGGAAGAGGATGAGGATGAAGATAAGCACTTGGATGGAGAGTGACGTTTGATTGCGCCTGAGAATGACCTCCTATGCTGGCTGATATTCTCCTCGATTCCTTCCTTGTCGACGTTCTTTACCGAATTAGAAAGAGTAGGACGTGCTCTTCCAAAATGTCCAAACGGGGCCTTCTTTCCCACCTTAACGTACTTACCCGGAACTTGTTCAGACTCTAAATTGCAGGCTGCCTTGGCAGAGGACTCGTCTGAGCAAGCAGACTTGCGAAAGAGTGACTTGAGGTATGCCCGAGACGCCTTGAGCTTCTGAGTTAGGGAAGATTGTCTAATCATCTTGAGCTTCTTAGACCAAGATTTCTTGGGATGACTGTCCCCGGCCCCGATGAAACTGCTGAGTTCAGTTGACCACCCAAAGAAGTACTCGGATGGATTGAGTTCGCAGCTCACTCTGCAGGACTCTGATGGAGATATGTTGCAGGAATCCAGGGGGGTGCTGGTATTAGTTGAGGGTGCCGTGAAGCTGCCAATGAAGGGAATGCCGCAGTGGTCATCTTCATTTTCAAGGGCCTCTTTTCTGGACTCGTAAGCGGAGTTGGTGGGGGTTTGGAGAAGCGTCTGGACCATCTGCAAGCGCGGAGGGAGGTAGAGAGGGAGGAGTTTGCCTTTGTAAAAGAGCTCATCGGCTGGGGAAGGGGTGGTTTCTCTGTCGTTGGAAGCAGAGGAGGACATCTGAAACTCAAATTCCCTGCTCTGCGGAGAAGCTTTTTCTGAGCAACAAAACAAGCTGTGACAAGAGCTCACTTCCATGTCTATATAGTCTTCATCTGCATCGGGACAGGATGAAAGATATGTGGCCATTTCACATGAGCAGAGGCTGCTGTACCCTGTGACCTCTGTGGCCTGTGCCTGCGAAGCGTATGGGGAGCTGAGCTTGatgaagagaagagagaaggaAGGGCAGACAGAGCATCATTTAAAGCGGAGATGGTGCCAAGTTAGAAAAAGCATAGAGAATTGCAGTCATTTTgagtttgcttttcttttcttttttttttttgcaaaacttAGTAGATTATTGCTacagtaccttttttttttttttttttttttaaaaaaagatcgTGCCGAGCTAAAACATGGCTTTAACCTCATTTTAGACTGTCATATACGCGTGGTTTTTGTCATGAAAAGGCTAGCCTACGAGTATTATGGTAGCATGTTTGGATCGAAAGGAACTAAGCAATCAGGAGATTCGTGGGGCAGCCACTTAATCGTGGCTTCCTCCGAGGGAAAATACCGTCAACTCCTCCTCCTTCTCTTAGGCTAGATTGGAGTAGATTATATAATTATTACCGttacgataaaaaaaaaaaaaattaggaattCGGGGGCTGGTCATGTTTCATATTTAGCAGTGGGTTTTCTCTTAATCTTCTTGTGCTTTTTGGTGGATGAAAACGTCGTaaatttcatgaaagaaaaTTGGACTAATCTCGAGGAAGTTCCATGAAGAAGAAATCCACATTGTAGTTAGACTTGGACTTAGAGAAGAGCAGCTTCAAGctttttctgaccagtgatcggCTTTTGTTTTGGTGCCATTCTAGCACTTTTGTGTGATGGATCTTAATCTTACGGAATCAATCATGTTCAGACTTCAGACCCATCTGATGATATATTGCTGTCCAAACAGATGTTAGAGCCagacaagttaaaaaaaaaagacacaatAGCAGTATTAACGTTGCCCGTTTCCATGGATGGGCATAATTTTACCGTTTTactactaaaataaaaaatcaacatCAACAACCAACAGAAAGACCATCCTCATTGCTTTGAGGACAAGCTGCCGTCTTAGCTCAGCCGGTAGAGCGCATGGCTTTTAACCATGTGGTCGTGGGTTCGATTCCCACAGACGGCGTTCTCTCTCCTAGGGAGAAAAACCGTTTTTGACCGTTTTCGTGATTAACTACTGAGGTTTGCAGCTTTTCCCAAAAAGAGCAATCAAAAAACCCACTACGGAGGTTTTCAGGACACCCATTCTGCTATCAAAACTACTACAAAAGAAACAGTTGAACAGTCCTCCCTGCAACGCCCACTTCTTCTCTGCAGCACAATATGTCATCATGTGTACAAGAACGCTGCCCATTCCTCAAAACACACACAATATTAATTAATTTAGTATTAGTATTACTTGTTACTATAATCAGGGATTTTTGAAACACTTTTACTGTTTTTGAGATATCAAACTGTTAAAAAATGTCTTTTTGACCCCCTGCTACTATGGTATGTGCGAAGAAAAGTGTAAACATTAAAGAATGGAAAGGTTCTGGTTTTCCAGGCTCgaggctttcttttgtttgcatATCCTTGTTGTAAGTTGTAACTAACAAATCTCCGTCCCATCCCTCTCAAGCCTCAAGGACGATTTCAAACCCCACCATGGCACTACTATTTCAGTCGGGCCATACGGAactgagaggaaaaaaagatgAATAAAGAAAAGGGCCTTTAGATACTAGAAAGATAGCCCGCCACCTAATTGATTTCTAGTTATTAGTAAGCTTTAAGCCTTTTCTTATTACCAGTGAAAAAAATGTTGAGTAACAGGTAAGAGGCCACCATCTCCTATCCCATAAGAATGATAGATAGATACTCCTAAAGATGAATGATATCTAAAGAAAAGGGTCTTTGGACAGACAGTCCACGTGAATTGTGAGGGTGGAAGGTTAAGATTTTAAATCTTATTTTCCATCAATATATCACTCTATatgtgaatttttttaaattcatacgGATGCGTGATACATCCATCTGATCCGACGGTGATTCAGTCCATATCGGTTCTCTTGATTCAGTTGAACCACCCTCTTAAAATAGattagagtaggagtaggagtaAACTAAACTAGATGCGTCATTACGCCCCAAAAAAAAGGACAGATAGCCCGCCACCTAATTGATTTCTAGTTATTAGGAAGCTTTCACCCTTTTCTTTTTACCAGTGAAAAAATGTTTCAAGTAACAGGTGAGAGGCCACCATCCCCTGTATCCCATAAGAATGATATATAGACATTCCTGTGCGCAGGGGGACAGGGGCACCCCTCGCCCTTCTGGAGCTTCGCCTCAGATTGTTCACATGAGGACCTGACATTTCCAAAAGCTTATACTGTCTGACTGGGATTTCATTACCCCATGGCTTTCTAACTTGTACCAAACGAAAGGCCAAATCTGCTTTCTCAGGAGTCCCACTCTCCCAATCAAGAACACCCTTTCGGCTTGTTCCAACTAAGTACCACAGCATCTGATTTTTCAGGTTATTAAGCATCTGATCAAAATCCCACTTTGACTGTAAGCAAATGCAGAAACCAGGGAAATAGGAGTAATTAACTCGGACCCGACGGTTATATTCCAATTTCTGAGATCTTAACCTTATCAGACCAGGTATCTTTTTCGGGGGCCACAATTGCTGGTACGACACTTTATTAGATTGATAAAGATAATGAGAAATGAATGAGCCAAATGGCAGTACAATATTAACCCCGCTCATGCTtacaaagtggattttttttttttttttttttacataaaaaTCAACATTAATTTGAGGATCGTATACGACTGAGTAGTCCTGCCGccccatttcttcttctttcataGAAATCAGCTACGAGCCTGTCGTTAACAGACGACGGTTTGCCGCACTTTATTGATTCCAAGAAGGAAAAATTTGTCAGTGAGGGTGAGAAGCAAACTTCTTCTTCTAGTAGCCATCAATCTCTGGCAATGGCATTTTCCAATAATTCCACGAGTTGTAATCTTCCTGCGCGGATCATAAAACATCAGAAATGTCATTGCCAATGATTGATGAATACCAGTATCAAGTCAAAAAGTAAGACAGCGCCCCGCACCCCGAAATACTTGGAAGCATTACTATAGTATTAAGGAGGGAGTACCTGCTCGAGCAACGATGTAGGCGGGAACATATCATGTACCAGCGTGTGTAGTGAAGTGTACGACTTCACATCAATGCGATGATTAATGGCTACCTCACCCTGGCGGTACCAAACAATtagtgaagaagaagaaagaatcaCAAATTACTGGTACGCATCATTAGCAAGTGATAAATAACCTTAGGGTTGATGATGAATATTTTGCCCTTTGGGATGCCAATCTTTCTGTAACTGAGCTCATCGGTGTCTCTGTTCCCAAAACCCGCATAGAAGGGATTGTAATCAGGAGGGAAAAGCGCTTTAATATCCTGCAAAGTATACTGTTTTTAGCGTCCCAGCAGGGATGCATCGAAAAGAAATCCAAAGCTTAAAGGGTTCATTCGTTAATCACTAAGAAAAAGTTTGCTCTTATATTTACCTCTAAACACGCAATCTTAAATTCATGAGGAGCTCTTCTTATCACTGCCATCCACAGAAAACATGTATTCCAAACTCATCATTTCCTTGCACAATACACAGATTAACAGGCAGCACACCACCAAATTCAAACTCTTTGAAGAGACCGAGAAGGATACAGCATTTCTCATTCTTTGTCATTAGGAAACACAAGCAGGTTCTTGCCATCATCTAAATATTGGAATTTTCACAGAGCAGTGACTGGTTCTTGCAGCTCCTTATTTATGAAAAAACTCACGCGCACACAGAGCAATATACCAGATATCTTTTCACTTTCCGAAAAGTAATTTATCAATATGATGGAAGGTCAAGCTATaacaaatttttcagttttagttACACAATCAGATATTTCAATGGACGTGTCTCTTCACAGAATATAACAATAGCTGTAAAATAAATCTAGCCTTTTCACAAAGGCAGGTAAAGAGACTGCAATGTCAAAGCGATATTCTTCACTTGTTCGTTCATATGCATATGTGAAGACCCACAGAAACGAAGGTTACAAAAGATTTTGGTGCTTTACAACTACATTCACGGGATGTTTTACGCTAGCTATGGAAGAATATATTGATACATTCCTTGTTGAAAATCCCAACAATTCTACACCTAATGACTAGAGGGAAAATATCATGCTTTAAATAGAACCACCAAAACATAATGACATGACTATACAAAATACCTGCAGCTTGCAGCATCCATTGTTCTATTTGCCTAAACTCTTAAAATGATGAAAGCGGGAGGTATCCAAGATAATGCCAAAACCGAAAAACAGGATGATCACTAAAACTAAGCACAAAATATTGCATAATGGTTTAAGCACTTTCACAAAACAAACTAAGAAGTAGAGCAAAAAATCCTTGAGAAAAGGGAAGGGAATGCCACCTTCTCGGTATAGTGAAGGGAATAAACCATCAGGCGATATGACAACAGGTCCATCTGGCAAAGTATTCCCATCCTGCGAGCATTAAAACAATGTTCCAACCAGTGATACTATTTCTCTGGCATCACAACATCAATATGCATGGAGTAGAAACAGCAAGAGAAAAAATACTTGTTTTTATGTCAATGTAAAGAGATATAATACCGTTCATTTAGAATAGCAGTCATATCAACGACATTGTACCTCAAGGAtttgaaagaacaagaaaataatGTCAATCAACTGCCCCAAATTGCAAATTGATTTTTGAGAACATAAACCCTAACATTTTTATTGTCCTCTTATTACAAAAATTAGAAGTGAAAGATTTACTTAAAATTCCATCTCTAATAATTGCTGAATGGTTTAGGTTCACTCAATGGCATAAACCAAAAGGCATTTGAATTAGTCAAAAGCATAGTGACTCTTTCCCGGGAGAAACTTCAGAAAAAACTTGTCTTGGAAAGACAAGTGGCTCATTTTATTACGACAAGGAGTTGGAAAACAATCAAACCAGAAACTTGGCTCACCTGCTTtaaattaattagaaaactCTTGGTAATATATGCTTGAACGATTGCACGTGCGCTCAAGAACAGCAGCTGGTACCCATTCTCCTGTTTTTAAGCACAACATTTTGATCAATATTGTAAGCCAATAAAGCAACAAATGTTAGTGGTATAGTGCAATGAAAGTAACTAGAGTCAGTATGAATGGACAATCACAAGAGAAGTGTCAGTTAAAAGCAAGAAAGAATAAATAGGCAGAATGTATTTTCACTTTTGCCAGCAATATGAGCTCTCAGTAAAGACAAGATGTACATAAATAGGCAAATTGATACAAATAACACTGAAACACTGATTTCTGTCCACAtcttttcccaaaaaaataaCTTGTGGAGAAGGAGGAGAAAAACTCCAAACTTGCTTCTGAACACCAAACATAACAGAAGTTATCCACCTTGGACACCTAGATGAATAAACACGTGTTTCAAACATCCAAGTAAAGACATCTGTTTATGCTTGTAAAATGAAACCAGATCACTCAGCACAGTCAAATGGTGCCAAAATACCAAAATAAAGGAAAGACATAGATTAAGGaaaagataacttcaaaagaTAAGACCAATGGAGGAACTACCTTAATTGCTGAGAAAAGTCGAGCTATTCCAGAATGTGTCCAGTCCTTACCAACCAAGGGCATGAACTGGCCAAGAACATCGGACCTAACAAACAAGCATAAACGAGTATCTGAGAGTGAGTAACTTCAAATGCAGTGCCGCTTAGCCATGGCATATTACTCACAACAATCACATCTATGTTCACAAACAGTAGATTAAAGTAAGAATCAGAAAGTTATTTGTTGGATTACATCTTACAGACAGCCATCTTTGACTATCAACCACCACAAGTAAAATTCCCGATTTCACCTTTCCCTGATGATTAGAATCTCTAATTTTCAAACTCTTTCATGATCAATCCTTTTCTAATCCACGTCGTAACCCCCcacagaaaaagagaaaaaacagagaaatgtgATGTAGACACATAAATTACCTCAAACAAATACCTTATAAACTAGAGTTCATGAACTATgaatatttactcaatttgaaAAGATTCATCACTATCTAGTTGAACATTTATCCAGGACAAGATAGTATTCCAATCTAGAGAAGAATGAACAGCTTAATAAATTAAGAGCAGCATCCTCAATGCTGTTCAACATATGGAAAGCTCTGAGTTTCTAGCAGATACAAATTCAAAGACATGCTTACTTGGTGATTGTTCCATCAACATCTGAAATTACAATCCGTGCATTCCACTTCCACAAGTATATATGAGCTTCAACCTGTTTAAGAAGATATGACTCCCATTAAGAATGGATGGCATATAGTTAACTATATATGTCTATCAAGGAAAAAGAATGTGGGTGCGTGAttgcaaagaaaaagaaagaccTTCTGAGGTCCTAGGACCCTTGAAAAGGATGTGAATGTCACCATATTCTGTCCCTCTTTTAGGTTCAAAGATGCAATTTGATCACTTGTAGGAACGTTTGTTCTCATAAGTTGCTTCTGAGGAGACTCCTTACCATCAGGAGCAGTTTGGGTTGCTTCTACAGGTTGACTCTGCGAGCCAGATTCAGAATCAGCAACTGCATCCTCGTTTGATGAATTACTATTAGCATGCTCAATTCTCCTAACCCTTCTAAATGGATTTGGCCAAAGCCTCCATCCACGCCCAGAAGGAGTCGAAGAGATTCCAGATGCATCTTCCCTGCTTTTCCTAGTGTCATCCTGTTCCAAAGAAATTGCATCGCTTGATTCAATAGATAATTGCAAACCATATGCAACCATACCAAGAACAATAGGAGCAGCTTTATCCCATGGCAAGTATTTCCCCTGAATTCTGACAACTAAGTTTTCATTCTTAATAATCGATGCTGCAGAAACTTTAAATTCCTCTTCAGATATGCGGTGTGCATCAAAGGCTTGTGCAGCTGCATTCAGACCCATGCCAGATTGAAGTAGGTGTCTGCAAAGAGATAACTCTAAGCctgcaaaaatttaaaattcataacTCAAGAAAAGTATGGTAGAAGTCATGTAAACCTGCATAATCAATGACATCAATCATAACTAAAACCAAGAGGCAGGATGTACTTGTTCCTGTCTCATTTTCAATATCTGTGCAATAAGCAGATTTCTCAGTTTCCACATTGTCACTTATTGTAATTTCTTCTTCAGAAATGGATGCTTGTGGCCTGGATAACACATTGACTTCGTTCTCTAGTTCTCCATTAGTATGAATGAAATCATCCACCATGCTAGCGGAACCACTTATATCTGTATCAAATGTATTTCTCTCAATTGTTTCAGCTGGGACCTGCAAGTCTGGTGAAGAAACACTGCCAGAAGTATTAGATTTCGAGGGAGAAAGTTCATCGTCAGCTCTTGATATGACAAGTTGCACACCTTCACTTCCAGTAATTGATAATGATCTTTGAGGAGATTTATCTTGCGAATCTTTGGCAACTTCAAGAACCTCCAATGGAGAATTGGCATCATGACTGCTGGAATTTCCAACCTGCATGGCCAGGGCTGGTATCTCCAAACAGCTTCCGAAGACATCCTCCTCCTTCATGCTGGCAGATGTACTCTCCAAGCTACTATCATAGTGAAGATCCAGTACCTGTTTCTCtgtttcatgattttcttcaaCTTGATTCAGATGGCTCCCATATCCTTCATTTCCTTCCAGCGGGGGCTCAGAAATATTATCATCATTATTCGTCTGGCAAACATCTTCAGAATTAGCTTTAAGTGTTGATACGTCAAAGCTACTCAAATAATTGGCAGCCCATGCACCTTCACTATTGTTAAACTCTTCGGTCCCTTCACCTGGGCCTAGATGAAACTGAGGCGTGTCTAGTTCCACATCCTCAGTATTCCTCTCCGATGATGGGATGGGTGCTGTAAGAATGTGACCATCCACGCTCACCAGTACAACTTCTGAACTCAAATTCTGTGATTCCATCACATGATCCATGTCCAGACTATCATAACGGCCAGAACCATACTCTGATAACTCAGTTGAGCCCTCAAACGAAGATTGGACATCCGGAAAatcatagaatcgcctttcacTATCAGATTCCGTTCTCTGCAACCTATCTACACCAAGGGCAACGTGCTCATCTCGCAACTGAAACTCACCAGTATGGGAATCGCAACTTTCATCTAAACAAAGAGAATCATGTTTCATACTAGTGCCACTATTCGTTTGATCTATGTTATTATCCTCTTGGACACCTTCATGACTATCAGCAGGATGCAAACCACCATTAAGTTCATCATCTTCCGCAGAGACAACCTCCCTGACGAAATACGCCTCTCCTGAATTGTCGAGATACATATGGAAATTGGCTTCAATCCCATTAACTTCTATTCGAACAACTTTTTCCGCACCCTTAAGAACACCCTGAAATTTTCCAAATCTAACATACCAAGGTGTGCTTCTAAAGCTACCATCCTGCTGCTGCACAGCAATTATATCAACGGCCCCACCAAATGGATGGAATGGGGTAGCAACAGAGTACACCCCTTGTGTAAGAAGGCTCCCGACTTTAACCACCACATTCATCTGCTCTATCCACCAAGAATGAACCCTTTAGAATACAAATGCAATCTAAAAGTAGTAATCTTCTTAGTATTCGACAACCTAATTAACCACAGTGGACCCAAATCATGACAAGAATTATGCCATCTTCTCAAAAAGAATCGTAAGAAGCAAAATCCGCAAGCAATGCTTGAATTCTTGCATTCAAAATATCTGCACGGAAGACATAATCCAAAATGAATACAACCCTCACGAATACCTTGGATACAAAAATCTAAGATTCAAATTCATCTCGGGgtaaattaaaaccctaaagaacaCAACTTCAGTCCGAAAAAACTCACATTCGAACCCCAGATGAGAATAAGATGAATGGAACATGAAAATAATCATGAAGTGCAATTGAGAAAAAGATAAGGGGGGAAAAGTCAATAAGATCTTACAAGTTCAAGAATTGATAAAATATCCCTGAAAAATGATTGCCGCCTTCACCGCTCAATTGATCAAATTGAAAATTGTTCCGCAGCTCAAGAAACTCAAGTAGTAAAACTATTCTCTTGTTTCTGTGTCGATAAAGTTTTGGTTACCTAACGACCATGCGTGCAAAAAGATTCTGTGAATATTTGAAGgtatctttctttttaattttgaccccaaaaaaaaaaaaaaaaaaaagtagttgaGACTTGAGAGAGGCGGATGCGTGTTCGGAGTAGCGCGGTAGTGTCTTGATTTTTCTAACGCTTGTGGGTTTCGCTGTAGTTTGCGGACTCCGTTGAATACAAAAAATGTCAAGCACTAGAAACTGGAAAGGGATTTGTTATTTCCCTGCAAATGCTTTGAAGTTTGGAGTTTGGAGAATTTAATGAAGTAAGTTTGGATAACAAACCAGCTGAGTCATTAATGCCTGCCCGTGTTTTCTCTTGCACTAAATTGGTAAATTcataattaattagataataaGTAGTAGTACTACTTACTTGTGATTATTACGGCACTAGAAAGTAGTAAAAGCAAGAAAGGGTAGGCAATCTTTGTTAATAATCCCTTTGATCGGCGTTCTAATATTCaaacttttttgaaaaatattttgtcaACGGGTGCATAGGCAGTCGGCTCTGAATCGGAGTTGATTCACCGAATTTCTCTTGATCTCTTTAAATTCTCATTTCTCTAATGTAAAGTAAGAATAGTTGCAGTATAGAGTTTATAGATACTAAATAGCGACAGATTTATAAGTAAATGTTAAGTAAAaagtattaaaaaaataaaaggaaatgtcACCCTTgagttttttgtcaaaaaaatacTCTTCTTTGTGTTATTTCTCTTTATGATtttctatctttttcttttttcttctagtATAAAAATTATcgaacattattattattgttgccTATCTACCAAAAGAGGTTGCTTGGAAACTTGAAATATAATTATCtacccaaaaaaataataataaaaaaccaCAACTTGTGGTTGTGGCATGTGCTCGTCCTCTCCACTTCCCCTCTAGAATTTCTTAGTCAACATCAACAAAGTCCTCTCCATGATTTGATTTCCTTCGTTTTTGTATTAAATTTTCTCTATTAAGATTATTCCATTTAGTAGTGTTTTTATTTCAACGGAATGTATTTATTGTATGTTGAACCCAGGGGGTTGGGGGTTCCAACCTCCCTAATCCTAGAAAAAGCGGTCCCAGTTAGTGCAGAATTTTTTTTCGGAAACGGTAAATTTGGcataaaaagaaaagtttcgaccaaaggaaaagtaaaaaaaaaaaaaaaaaaaaaaaaaaaggaagaagaacaaaaagaaaagcacCGAAGCGTAAAATCAACTCAAGAAGTCTCCTTCACCTTCAGCTGAATCCCCCGGCCGGGCCTCGTGCATTTTTATACTAGCTTTTACTAGTCCAGTCCTCCACCAAGACCACCGTAGCCGTCGCCACCTCTAGCCGGCCCGCTTCCTCCACGTCAATAGCATCGCCACCCTCTCCACGCCCTAGAAAATGGCCAAACTACCCCTCCTCCTCCTGATCCCCCTCCTCGTTACTCTTGTCCCCTCCGCCTCTGCCGAGATCAAAACCTTGAAGATCACCTCCGACTCCCGGACCATGATCCTCTTCGAACGCTTTGGCTTCACCCACACCGGCCACGCTACCATCTCCGTGTCCTCCGTGTCCGTCGTCTCCTCTCTTTCCACCCCCGACCCATCTCGCCTGGGGTTTTTCCTCCTCTCCGAAGAATCCCTCATCCAAGTCCTCCTTGAACTCCAACAGACCCAATCTTTTTGCGTCCTAGATTCCAAATTCATAACCCCATTGTTCACCTTCCGGGGCCTCTCTCCGCCACCGGCGTCCTCTTTCGTTCACTCTTACCCCGTCACTTCCCCCAATGAGTACACCCTTTTCTTCGCCAATTGCGCCCCCGAATCTAAAGTCTCCATGGCGGTCCGCACGGAGCTTTACAATCTCGATAACATG
The Coffea arabica cultivar ET-39 chromosome 6c, Coffea Arabica ET-39 HiFi, whole genome shotgun sequence genome window above contains:
- the LOC113695332 gene encoding probable membrane-associated kinase regulator 4, which codes for MATYLSSCPDADEDYIDMEVSSCHSLFCCSEKASPQSREFEFQMSSSASNDRETTPSPADELFYKGKLLPLYLPPRLQMVQTLLQTPTNSAYESRKEALENEDDHCGIPFIGSFTAPSTNTSTPLDSCNISPSESCRVSCELNPSEYFFGWSTELSSFIGAGDSHPKKSWSKKLKMIRQSSLTQKLKASRAYLKSLFRKSACSDESSAKAACNLESEQVPGKYVKVGKKAPFGHFGRARPTLSNSVKNVDKEGIEENISQHRRSFSGAIKRHSPSKCLSSSSSSSSGSSSSSSSFSINSNVLYESHLLKRSSSAASDIEISIESAIAHCKNSQQIFNSRNTEDEAGFYSLPISRISPAENQGKAGVCKI